From Desmodus rotundus isolate HL8 chromosome 12, HLdesRot8A.1, whole genome shotgun sequence, one genomic window encodes:
- the LOC139440456 gene encoding cell adhesion molecule CEACAM6-like, protein MAFSCPFVCLSTGGGRITLQMEPFWGSADCTQQHPQRSRGPTSTASLITQSFQLFKLPQWTLSTPPSSQAPPYKVSFSTFWSLASTANISIESTYAVEGKNVLLRIHNKPPEVVGIVWYKGKGVDKNNVIAFYIMTSSFYLSGPANNAGEMITDDGSLLLRKVTKKDAGTYTVVVHLPDSKQEIGIGVLQVYERLRKPVLIANRYRVTENKDSVLLTCYTNGKYPQWLLNGMNLTLTDRKMFSIDGRRLTIYPVQREDAGVYKCKVWNPIMCVESQPLVLQVKQ, encoded by the exons ATGGCATTTTCTTGCCCCTTTGTCTGCTTGTCCACAGGGGGCGGCAGAATTACTCTGCAGATGGAGCCTTTCTGGGGCAGCGCTGACTGCACCCAGCAGCACCCACAGCGCAGCAGGGGACCAACCTCCACAGCATCACTCATTACACAGTCTTTCCAGCTCTTCAAGCTCCCGCAGTGGACTCTGTCTACTCCTCCATCCAGCCAAGCACCACCCTACAAAG tTTCATTCTCAACCTTCTGGAGCCTGGCCAGCACAGCCAATATCAGTATTGAGTCGACCTATGCTGTTGAAGGGAAGAATGTGCTTCTGCGTATCCACAATAAGCCTCCTGAGGTTGTAGGCATTGTGTGGTACAAGGGGAAAGGTGTGGACAAAAATAATGTCATCGCATTTTATATTATGACATCAAGTTTCTATTTAAGTGGTCCTGCAAACAATGCAGGAGAGATGATAACCGACGATGGATCCTTGCTGTTGAGGAAGGTCACCAAGAAGGACGCAGGAACATACACTGTAGTGGTCCATCTTCCAGACTCAAAACAAGAGATAGGAATTGGGGTGCTTCAGGTATACG AGCGTCTGAGAAAGCCCGTCCTCATAGCCAACAGATATAGAGTcacagaaaataaagacagtgtGCTTTTGACCTGCTACACAAATGGAAAATACCCCCAGTGGCTTTTAAATGGCATGAATCTGACGCTCACAGACAGAAAGATGTTCTCCATTGACGGCAGAAGACTCACCATATACCCAGTCCAGAGGGAAGATGCTGGGGTTTACAAGTGTAAAGTGTGGAATCCCATCATGTGTGTTGAAAGTCAGCCCCTTGTACTCCAAGTGAAACAGTga